Proteins from one Catenulispora sp. GP43 genomic window:
- a CDS encoding LysE family transporter gives MPLASFAALLTVWTLALLIPGPDFLAVSHASVARSRRDAVFVGLGVACAMAVWATTSLVGLTVLLVRFQPVFEAVRIAGAAYLLWLAFQLLRSAARRKLHGSAAGTASVRPRGALAAFRAGFLCNIGNPKAAVFFSSVFAALLPPHVDWEYRTAIGVAIPAIGVAWYVLVACLFSAKRIAAGYARARRVVDAVTGTLFAVLAGDLLITE, from the coding sequence ATGCCTCTCGCGTCCTTCGCCGCGCTGCTGACCGTCTGGACTCTGGCCCTGCTGATCCCCGGCCCGGACTTCCTCGCCGTCTCCCACGCCTCGGTCGCGCGCTCGCGCCGCGACGCGGTCTTCGTCGGCCTCGGCGTGGCCTGCGCGATGGCGGTCTGGGCGACCACCAGCCTGGTCGGCCTGACGGTGCTGCTGGTCAGGTTCCAGCCGGTGTTCGAGGCGGTTCGCATCGCCGGCGCGGCCTACCTGCTGTGGCTGGCCTTCCAGCTGCTGCGTTCGGCCGCGCGCCGCAAGCTGCACGGCTCGGCCGCCGGCACCGCGAGCGTCCGTCCCCGCGGTGCCCTCGCGGCCTTCCGTGCCGGCTTCCTGTGCAACATCGGCAACCCGAAGGCCGCCGTCTTCTTCTCCAGCGTCTTCGCCGCGCTGCTCCCGCCGCACGTGGACTGGGAGTACCGGACCGCGATCGGCGTGGCGATCCCGGCGATCGGCGTCGCCTGGTACGTGCTCGTGGCCTGCCTGTTCTCCGCCAAGCGGATCGCGGCCGGCTACGCGCGGGCCCGCCGGGTCGTCGACGCGGTGACCGGAACGCTGTTCGCGGTGCTCGCCGGCGACCTGCTGATCACCGAGTGA
- the pafA gene encoding Pup--protein ligase, producing MDRRIFGLENEYGVTCTFRGQRRLSPDEVARYLFRRVVSWGRSSNVFLRNGARLYLDVGSHPEYATPECDSVRELIVHDKAGERILEGLLADAERRLHEEGIAGDVYLFKNNTDSAGNSYGCHENYLVGRHGEFSRLADVLIPFLVTRQLICGAGKVLATPRGAVYCVSQRAEHIWEGVSSATTRSRPIINTRDEPHADAEKYRRLHVIVGDSNMSETTMLLKVGATDLVLRMIEAGTTLRDMTLENPIRAIREVSHDMTGQKKVRLANGREMSALEIQEEYFTKARDFAEKRGLRTGAVDRILDLWERTLTAVSTGDLDLISREIDWVIKYQLIERYRAKNNLAMSAPRVAQLDLAYHDISRNRGLYYLLEKRGMVERTATDLEIFQAKSVPPQTTRARLRGEFIKRAQEQRRDFTVDWVHLKLNDQAQRTVLCKDPFRSVDERVEKLISSM from the coding sequence ATGGACCGGCGGATCTTCGGGCTCGAAAACGAATACGGCGTCACCTGCACGTTCCGCGGTCAGCGTCGCCTGTCCCCGGACGAGGTCGCCCGCTACCTCTTCCGCCGCGTCGTGTCCTGGGGGCGCTCCAGCAACGTCTTCCTGCGCAACGGCGCGCGCCTGTACCTGGACGTCGGCTCGCACCCGGAGTACGCCACCCCCGAGTGCGACTCGGTGCGCGAGCTGATCGTCCACGACAAGGCCGGCGAGCGGATCCTGGAGGGGCTGCTGGCCGACGCCGAGCGGCGCCTGCACGAGGAGGGCATCGCCGGCGACGTCTACCTGTTCAAGAACAACACCGACTCGGCCGGCAACTCCTACGGCTGCCACGAGAACTACCTGGTGGGCCGGCACGGCGAGTTCTCCCGCCTGGCCGACGTCCTGATCCCGTTCCTGGTCACCCGCCAGCTGATCTGTGGCGCCGGCAAGGTCCTGGCCACCCCGCGCGGCGCGGTCTACTGCGTCTCGCAGCGGGCCGAGCACATCTGGGAGGGCGTCTCCAGCGCCACCACCCGCTCCCGCCCGATCATCAACACCCGCGACGAGCCGCACGCCGACGCCGAGAAGTACCGGCGCCTGCACGTGATCGTCGGCGACTCGAACATGTCCGAGACCACGATGCTCCTGAAGGTGGGGGCCACGGACCTGGTCCTGCGCATGATCGAGGCCGGCACCACGCTGCGCGACATGACCCTGGAGAACCCGATCCGGGCCATCCGCGAGGTCAGCCACGACATGACCGGCCAGAAGAAGGTCCGGCTGGCCAACGGCCGCGAGATGAGCGCGCTGGAGATACAGGAGGAGTACTTCACCAAGGCCCGGGACTTCGCCGAGAAGCGCGGCCTGCGCACCGGCGCGGTGGACCGGATCCTGGACCTGTGGGAGCGCACCCTGACCGCGGTGTCGACCGGTGACCTGGACCTGATCTCCCGGGAGATCGACTGGGTGATCAAGTACCAGCTGATCGAGCGCTACCGCGCGAAGAACAACCTGGCGATGTCCGCCCCGCGGGTGGCGCAGCTGGACCTGGCCTACCACGACATCTCCCGCAACCGCGGGTTGTACTACCTGCTGGAGAAGCGCGGCATGGTGGAGCGGACGGCCACCGACCTGGAGATCTTCCAGGCCAAGTCGGTCCCGCCGCAGACCACCCGGGCGCGGCTGCGCGGGGAGTTCATCAAGCGGGCGCAGGAGCAGCGGCGGGACTTCACCGTCGACTGGGTGCACCTGAAGCTGAACGACCAGGCTCAGCGGACGGTGCTGTGCAAGGACCCGTTCCGTTCGGTGGACGAGCGGGTGGAGAAGCTCATCTCCTCGATGTAG
- a CDS encoding anti-sigma factor has protein sequence MEEGVEEVKTGAEHEEHEHIVTPTERKLRAVPVLILSCVVFGLAAAAFAWTTLRVHDRQMSAEANEKAVAFLLGTPGLQTSEQPAAGGGSVTAFYSPKLHRFAITGHDLPALGHGKTYEFWYRTGAGQPAKEAGTSRFDAPQNDMVVVSIPAAAASLVVSVEPSGGAQTLSGTPIAELTLG, from the coding sequence GTGGAAGAGGGCGTCGAGGAAGTCAAGACCGGCGCGGAGCATGAAGAGCACGAGCACATCGTCACCCCGACCGAGCGCAAGCTCCGGGCGGTGCCCGTGCTGATCCTGAGCTGCGTCGTGTTCGGCCTGGCGGCCGCGGCGTTCGCCTGGACGACGCTGCGCGTCCACGACCGCCAGATGTCGGCGGAGGCGAACGAGAAGGCGGTCGCGTTCCTGCTGGGGACGCCGGGCCTGCAGACCTCGGAGCAGCCGGCGGCCGGCGGCGGCTCGGTGACCGCGTTCTACTCCCCCAAGCTGCACCGGTTCGCGATCACCGGCCACGACCTGCCGGCCCTCGGCCACGGCAAGACCTACGAGTTCTGGTACCGCACCGGCGCCGGCCAGCCCGCGAAGGAAGCCGGGACCTCGCGCTTCGACGCCCCGCAGAACGACATGGTCGTCGTCTCGATCCCGGCCGCCGCGGCCTCGCTGGTGGTCTCGGTCGAGCCCTCGGGCGGCGCGCAGACGCTGTCGGGCACGCCGATCGCCGAGCTGACGCTGGGCTGA
- a CDS encoding FKBP-type peptidyl-prolyl cis-trans isomerase — MRRPVATRRTQTALAGLAAGLVLLAGCSSSSKPAAPKPSAGSAASSGAPAADAIGTRPAITVPAGQPDGKLGVKVKIQGDGPKVTDGSVLVLQFGAKLWRDGSDLGSSYDQGQHPAVQVEGQNQMLAGWEQGLKGQAAGSRVELTVPPALGFGAKGTTDGKITITGTDTIIFDIDIIGVYPSVQADIPAGTGVLNDPTLPSVGTAVGKDDPKVTIPAGKQPPTAAVYKPVIVGKGAPVKKGQTLVVQYEGIVWRTGQIFDSSFSKGKSLFATQIGVGDVVPGWDEGLVGQTVGSRVLLVVPPDKGYGAQGQPDAGIQGTDTMVFVVDILDAR, encoded by the coding sequence GTGCGCCGTCCCGTGGCCACCCGCAGGACCCAGACCGCCCTCGCCGGCCTCGCCGCCGGCCTGGTGCTGCTCGCAGGGTGTTCGTCGTCGAGCAAGCCCGCCGCGCCGAAGCCGTCGGCGGGGTCCGCGGCCTCCTCCGGGGCGCCGGCCGCCGACGCGATCGGGACGCGGCCGGCCATCACGGTGCCCGCCGGGCAGCCGGACGGCAAGCTCGGCGTCAAGGTGAAGATCCAGGGCGACGGGCCCAAGGTCACCGACGGCAGCGTGCTGGTCCTGCAGTTCGGCGCCAAGCTCTGGCGCGACGGCTCGGACCTGGGCAGCAGCTACGACCAGGGGCAGCACCCGGCGGTGCAGGTCGAGGGCCAGAACCAGATGCTGGCCGGCTGGGAGCAGGGCCTGAAGGGCCAGGCCGCCGGCAGCCGGGTGGAGCTGACCGTGCCGCCGGCGCTCGGCTTCGGCGCCAAGGGCACCACCGACGGCAAGATCACCATCACCGGCACCGACACCATCATCTTCGACATCGACATCATCGGCGTGTATCCGTCGGTGCAGGCCGACATCCCGGCCGGGACCGGGGTGCTGAACGACCCGACCCTGCCGAGCGTGGGCACCGCCGTGGGCAAGGACGACCCGAAGGTGACCATCCCGGCCGGCAAGCAGCCGCCGACGGCGGCCGTGTACAAGCCGGTGATCGTCGGCAAGGGCGCGCCGGTGAAGAAGGGCCAGACCCTGGTGGTCCAGTACGAGGGGATCGTCTGGCGCACCGGGCAGATCTTCGACTCCTCGTTCAGCAAGGGCAAGTCGCTGTTCGCCACCCAGATCGGCGTCGGCGACGTGGTGCCGGGCTGGGACGAGGGCCTGGTCGGGCAGACCGTGGGCTCGCGGGTGCTGCTGGTCGTGCCGCCGGACAAGGGGTACGGCGCGCAGGGCCAGCCCGACGCCGGGATCCAGGGCACCGACACCATGGTGTTCGTGGTGGACATCCTGGACGCCCGCTGA
- a CDS encoding FKBP-type peptidyl-prolyl cis-trans isomerase, producing MSLDKPEIDFPDFPVPADLVIEDITVGSGAEAKAGQQVTVHYAGVSYSTGEEFDASWNRGQPFSFPLGGGRVIAGWDRGVAGMKVGGRRKLVIPPHLAYGDRSPSPLIKPGETLIFVVDLLGVS from the coding sequence ATGAGTCTTGACAAGCCTGAGATCGACTTCCCCGACTTCCCGGTCCCCGCCGACCTGGTGATCGAGGACATCACCGTCGGCAGCGGTGCGGAAGCCAAGGCCGGCCAGCAGGTCACGGTGCACTACGCCGGCGTGTCCTACTCCACCGGCGAGGAGTTCGACGCCTCCTGGAACCGCGGCCAGCCCTTCAGCTTCCCGCTGGGCGGCGGCCGGGTCATCGCCGGCTGGGACCGCGGCGTGGCCGGCATGAAGGTCGGCGGCCGGCGCAAGCTGGTCATCCCGCCGCACCTGGCCTACGGCGACCGCAGCCCGAGCCCGCTGATCAAGCCGGGCGAGACGCTGATCTTCGTCGTCGACCTGCTCGGCGTCAGCTGA
- a CDS encoding DUF3866 family protein produces the protein MIQWRRGVVAAVGRAWRGSLEIDVTAADGRMFHALAYPELVGRPEVGDEVLLSVAALEMGLGTGGYALVVAIPSRLPEDAPLEGHMVKARYTPLQTIVDGAEERYPELASASSLDGMPVVVADLHSALPAVLAGIRAERPAARVAYVMTDGGALPLWFSRTVDGLREAGWLTAGTVTVGQAFGGDLECVTVHSGLLAARHVLNADIAVVTQGPGNLGTGTEWGFSGIACGEAVNAAAVLGGRPVAALRVSSGDARERHHGVSHHSLTAYGKVALARAEVAVPDVDDGFWHGVASQTAELAARHTVVSVPVDGLDSALRSCPVKLSTMGRGLEQDYAAFLASACAGRLAGVGCCQHYGMLHT, from the coding sequence GTGATCCAGTGGCGGCGCGGGGTGGTTGCAGCTGTAGGCCGCGCATGGCGCGGTTCCCTAGAGATAGATGTAACGGCCGCAGACGGACGAATGTTCCATGCCCTCGCCTATCCGGAGCTGGTCGGACGCCCGGAGGTCGGCGACGAGGTGCTGCTCTCCGTCGCGGCCCTGGAGATGGGACTGGGCACCGGCGGTTACGCGCTCGTAGTGGCGATCCCTTCCCGACTCCCTGAGGACGCTCCTCTAGAGGGACACATGGTGAAGGCGCGCTATACGCCGCTCCAGACCATTGTCGACGGAGCCGAGGAACGCTACCCGGAGTTGGCGAGCGCATCGTCTCTGGACGGGATGCCGGTGGTCGTGGCCGATCTGCATTCGGCGCTGCCCGCGGTGCTCGCCGGCATCCGCGCGGAGCGTCCCGCTGCACGCGTCGCCTATGTGATGACCGACGGAGGCGCACTCCCTCTATGGTTCTCGCGAACAGTCGACGGACTGCGCGAAGCCGGCTGGCTGACAGCAGGCACGGTCACGGTGGGGCAGGCGTTCGGCGGGGATCTGGAGTGCGTGACCGTGCACAGCGGGCTTCTCGCGGCGCGCCACGTACTGAACGCCGACATCGCCGTCGTTACGCAAGGACCCGGAAACCTCGGCACGGGAACCGAGTGGGGCTTCTCGGGGATCGCGTGCGGAGAAGCTGTTAACGCGGCGGCAGTATTAGGGGGACGTCCGGTCGCCGCGCTAAGAGTCTCCTCCGGAGATGCCCGCGAGCGGCACCACGGAGTGAGTCACCACAGCCTCACCGCCTATGGGAAGGTCGCCTTGGCGCGCGCCGAAGTCGCCGTGCCTGATGTGGACGACGGCTTCTGGCACGGAGTCGCTTCGCAGACTGCGGAGTTGGCGGCGCGGCACACAGTCGTCTCCGTACCGGTCGACGGACTGGATTCCGCTTTGCGTTCCTGTCCGGTGAAGCTGAGCACTATGGGCCGCGGACTTGAGCAGGACTATGCGGCCTTCCTCGCCTCGGCCTGTGCGGGCCGACTGGCGGGTGTCGGCTGTTGTCAGCACTATGGGATGCTGCACACCTGA
- the prcA gene encoding proteasome subunit alpha, with product MTTPFYVSPEQIMKDRAEYARKGISRGRSVAVIFYDKGILFVGENPSRALHKISEIYDRIAFAAAGRYNEYEQLRIAGVRHADMRGYVYDRRDVTGRALANTYAQALGTMFSEGAGKPYEVELAVAEVGDRAADDQGYRVTFDGQVTDIRGFQVLGGAADGVTQVLESSYEENAALETVLNAAVDALGRDGTEPRTLAPNQLEVAVLDRTRSRVRKFRRITGPALAALLGVDGDADADAGKGGEDGDTGGDAPAAEPELSDKDVLGAVDDLLDEDGDSSES from the coding sequence GTGACGACGCCGTTCTACGTCTCGCCCGAACAGATCATGAAGGACCGGGCCGAGTATGCCCGCAAGGGCATCTCGCGTGGCCGGTCGGTGGCAGTCATCTTCTATGACAAGGGCATCCTGTTCGTCGGGGAGAACCCGTCGCGGGCCCTGCACAAGATCTCCGAGATCTACGACCGCATCGCCTTCGCCGCGGCCGGCCGGTACAACGAGTACGAGCAGCTGCGCATCGCCGGCGTCCGGCACGCCGACATGCGCGGGTACGTCTACGACCGCCGCGACGTCACCGGCCGGGCCCTGGCCAACACCTACGCCCAGGCCCTGGGCACGATGTTCAGCGAGGGCGCGGGCAAGCCCTACGAGGTGGAGCTGGCCGTGGCCGAGGTCGGCGACAGGGCCGCCGACGACCAGGGCTACCGGGTCACCTTCGACGGCCAGGTCACCGACATCCGCGGCTTCCAGGTGCTCGGCGGCGCCGCGGACGGCGTGACCCAGGTGCTGGAGTCCTCCTACGAGGAGAACGCCGCGCTGGAGACGGTGCTCAACGCCGCGGTCGACGCCCTGGGCCGGGACGGCACCGAGCCGCGCACCCTGGCCCCCAACCAGCTGGAGGTCGCGGTCCTGGACCGCACCCGCAGCCGGGTGCGCAAGTTCCGGCGCATCACCGGCCCGGCGCTGGCCGCGCTGCTCGGCGTCGACGGCGACGCCGACGCCGACGCCGGCAAGGGCGGCGAGGACGGGGACACCGGAGGCGACGCCCCGGCCGCCGAGCCGGAGCTGTCCGACAAGGACGTGCTCGGCGCGGTCGACGACCTCCTGGACGAGGACGGGGACTCCTCGGAGTCCTGA
- a CDS encoding helix-turn-helix transcriptional regulator, translating into MPATKTERLVNLVICLLASKQYVTKERLRATLEPYRECPTDDAFERMFERDKDELREMGIPLETGTNSALFEDEIGYRIPKDSYNLPEIRLERDEAAVLGVAARFWQQAVLASDASSALLKLKSAGIEVGDISQSGIEPRVRTETSAFEPLLQAICDRRPVSFRYRKSGEVDPAERKVEPWAIDSWRGHWYLAGYDRDRGADRMFRLDRIVGEVVLLAGHLTEPVPDDMDVHAKVADFAWKQNRNVGTARLRLKADTGFLLRRRATECEPELRDGEPTGWDVLTVPRNTGMAGWLAEFGPDVQVLEPPELRAAVVGRLRAAVAGNALAASDEMTHPGVRIGAQAGAERTERTERTERSDTGEMTGASR; encoded by the coding sequence ATGCCCGCCACGAAGACCGAGCGGTTGGTGAACCTGGTCATCTGCCTGCTCGCGTCCAAGCAGTACGTGACCAAGGAGCGGCTCCGCGCCACGCTGGAGCCGTATCGCGAGTGCCCCACGGACGACGCCTTCGAGCGTATGTTCGAGCGGGACAAGGACGAGCTCCGCGAGATGGGCATCCCGCTGGAGACCGGCACCAACAGCGCGCTGTTCGAGGACGAGATCGGCTACCGGATCCCCAAGGACTCCTACAACCTGCCGGAGATCCGCCTGGAGCGGGACGAGGCGGCCGTGCTCGGCGTCGCCGCGCGCTTCTGGCAGCAGGCGGTGCTGGCCTCCGACGCCTCCTCGGCGCTGCTCAAGCTCAAGAGCGCGGGCATCGAGGTCGGGGACATCAGCCAGTCCGGCATCGAGCCGCGGGTGCGTACCGAGACCAGCGCGTTCGAGCCGCTGCTGCAGGCCATCTGCGACCGGCGCCCGGTGTCCTTCCGCTACCGCAAGTCCGGCGAGGTGGACCCGGCCGAGCGCAAGGTCGAGCCGTGGGCCATCGACTCCTGGCGCGGGCACTGGTACCTGGCCGGGTACGACCGGGACCGCGGCGCCGACCGCATGTTCCGGCTGGACCGCATCGTCGGCGAGGTGGTGCTGCTGGCCGGGCACCTGACCGAGCCGGTGCCCGACGACATGGACGTGCACGCCAAGGTCGCCGACTTCGCCTGGAAGCAGAACCGCAACGTCGGCACCGCCCGGCTGCGGCTGAAGGCCGACACCGGCTTCCTGCTGCGCCGCCGGGCCACCGAGTGCGAGCCGGAGCTGCGCGACGGCGAGCCGACCGGCTGGGACGTGCTGACCGTGCCGCGCAACACCGGCATGGCCGGCTGGCTCGCCGAGTTCGGCCCCGACGTGCAGGTCCTGGAGCCCCCGGAGCTGCGCGCCGCGGTGGTCGGCCGGCTGCGCGCGGCCGTGGCCGGCAACGCGCTGGCCGCCAGCGACGAGATGACACACCCGGGCGTCCGGATCGGCGCGCAGGCCGGCGCCGAACGCACTGAACGCACTGAACGCACTGAACGCTCCGACACCGGCGAGATGACGGGAGCCTCCCGATGA
- a CDS encoding zinc ribbon domain-containing protein, with amino-acid sequence MSEAGDPPAPDASDWFRGRRASESASESVSDLAPRAPRPVGEAFGHLRRADGADGAAGESDWFDAGDEQAADGEGFGTLVEMRAGAAASPPAETGEPAAEADRAATAAGSGPAAPPNLDSASDPDPDPDPDRDPAPTPEPDGRVRLRALTGGLADLSDALAAIGVESVALRSQGPARPAPPPQPQPPSAADFRVRCPDCGPQYVAVSDLRFVETGDGAEANRYLFTCPACGARVRRPAGPELAAILKSSGVATLALRRGPGQAL; translated from the coding sequence GTGAGCGAAGCGGGCGACCCGCCCGCACCCGACGCGAGCGACTGGTTCCGCGGCCGCCGGGCATCGGAATCGGCATCGGAATCGGTATCGGATTTGGCGCCCCGCGCACCCCGGCCGGTCGGCGAGGCCTTCGGGCACCTGCGGCGAGCGGATGGGGCGGACGGGGCGGCGGGAGAGTCGGACTGGTTCGACGCGGGGGATGAGCAGGCGGCCGATGGTGAGGGATTCGGCACGCTGGTCGAGATGCGCGCCGGCGCCGCCGCGAGCCCGCCCGCCGAAACAGGCGAACCCGCGGCCGAGGCCGACCGTGCCGCGACCGCTGCCGGCTCCGGCCCGGCCGCGCCGCCCAACCTCGACTCTGCCTCTGACCCTGACCCTGACCCCGACCCCGACCGCGACCCCGCCCCCACCCCCGAACCCGACGGCCGCGTCCGTCTCCGGGCCCTGACCGGCGGCCTGGCAGACCTCTCCGACGCCCTGGCCGCGATCGGTGTCGAGTCCGTCGCGCTCCGTAGCCAGGGGCCGGCCCGGCCGGCGCCGCCCCCGCAGCCCCAGCCGCCGTCCGCCGCCGACTTCCGGGTCCGCTGTCCGGACTGCGGACCCCAGTACGTCGCCGTCTCCGACCTCCGCTTCGTCGAGACCGGCGACGGCGCCGAAGCCAACCGCTACCTCTTCACCTGCCCCGCCTGCGGGGCGCGGGTGCGCCGGCCGGCCGGGCCGGAGCTGGCCGCGATCCTGAAATCCTCCGGTGTGGCCACCCTGGCCCTGCGTCGCGGGCCGGGCCAGGCCCTATAG
- a CDS encoding helix-turn-helix transcriptional regulator, which produces MSGAAAQVRRLLNLVPYLLEHEGAKLTEVAGEFNVSEKQLRKDLETLWMCGLPGGLPDDLMEAHIGEGGTIHLENAEAIVRPLRFSVREAVALLVALRALAQLPGVADRDALLRAIAKLEEAAGERGAEASQRVTVAFEARATVLDRIRQALDTGRRLRLEYFVPSRDQVTERDVDPMRVILSDGHAYLEGWCRRSEAVRVFRLSRIVAIDVLDVAAEIPESAEPQDLDDGVLRPAADDPLVTLEVTRHARWVAENYPNEGVEELPEGGLRIALRAPDQGRILRLVLRLGADGRIVDPPALADQVRKTAAEALALYGDAEVPA; this is translated from the coding sequence ATGAGCGGCGCCGCGGCGCAGGTCCGCCGGCTGTTGAACCTGGTGCCCTACCTGCTGGAGCACGAGGGCGCGAAGCTGACCGAGGTGGCCGGCGAGTTCAACGTCTCCGAGAAGCAGCTGCGCAAGGACCTGGAGACGCTGTGGATGTGCGGGTTGCCCGGCGGTCTGCCGGACGACCTGATGGAGGCGCACATCGGCGAGGGCGGCACCATCCACCTGGAGAACGCCGAGGCCATCGTGCGCCCGCTGCGCTTCTCGGTGCGCGAGGCGGTGGCCCTGCTGGTCGCCCTGCGCGCGCTGGCGCAGCTCCCCGGCGTCGCCGACCGCGACGCGCTGCTGCGCGCCATCGCCAAACTGGAGGAGGCGGCCGGCGAGCGCGGCGCGGAGGCGTCCCAGCGCGTCACCGTCGCCTTCGAGGCGCGCGCCACCGTCCTGGACCGCATCCGCCAGGCCCTGGACACCGGCCGCCGCCTGCGCCTGGAGTACTTCGTCCCGTCCCGCGACCAGGTCACCGAACGCGACGTGGACCCGATGCGCGTGATCCTCTCCGACGGCCACGCCTACCTGGAGGGCTGGTGCCGCCGCAGCGAGGCGGTCCGCGTCTTCCGCCTGTCGCGCATAGTGGCCATCGACGTCCTGGACGTCGCCGCCGAGATCCCGGAGTCCGCCGAACCGCAGGACCTGGACGACGGCGTCCTGCGGCCCGCGGCCGACGACCCGCTGGTCACCCTGGAGGTCACCCGCCACGCCCGCTGGGTCGCCGAGAACTACCCGAACGAGGGCGTGGAGGAACTCCCCGAAGGCGGCCTGCGCATCGCCCTGCGGGCCCCCGACCAGGGCCGCATCCTGCGCCTGGTCCTCCGCCTGGGCGCCGACGGCCGCATCGTCGACCCCCCGGCCCTGGCCGACCAGGTCCGCAAGACGGCCGCGGAGGCACTGGCGCTGTACGGCGACGCCGAGGTCCCGGCGTGA
- the prcB gene encoding proteasome subunit beta codes for MESNADWGSRGGLPQAFLTPGISSFSEFLKGFAPDYLPGGRVLPAGTSVSGNDIAPHGTTIVAITFPGGVLLAGDRRATMGNFIAQRDIQKVFPADEFSAVGIAGSAGLAVEVVRLFQLELEHYEKIEGVTLSTDGKANRLATMIRGNLAMAMQGLAVVPLFAGYDEETGQGRIFSYDVTGGMYEEHDFYSVGSGSMFARGALKKLYRPDFTAEDAAVAAVQALYDAADDDSATGGPDLFRKIFPVVAVVTDEGYRRLPDEELSTLVEGIMDARRVVPDGPRSPLR; via the coding sequence GTGGAATCCAACGCGGACTGGGGCTCTCGGGGCGGTCTGCCGCAGGCGTTCCTCACGCCCGGCATCTCCTCTTTCAGCGAGTTCTTGAAGGGGTTCGCCCCCGACTACCTGCCCGGCGGGCGCGTCCTGCCGGCCGGCACCTCCGTGTCCGGCAACGACATCGCGCCGCACGGCACCACCATCGTCGCCATCACCTTCCCCGGCGGGGTGCTGCTGGCCGGCGACCGCCGGGCCACGATGGGCAACTTCATCGCCCAGCGGGACATCCAGAAGGTGTTCCCGGCCGACGAGTTCTCCGCGGTCGGCATCGCCGGCAGCGCCGGCCTGGCCGTGGAAGTGGTCCGGCTGTTCCAGCTGGAGCTGGAGCACTACGAGAAGATCGAGGGCGTCACGCTCTCCACCGACGGCAAGGCCAACCGCCTGGCCACCATGATCCGCGGCAACCTCGCGATGGCGATGCAGGGCCTGGCCGTGGTCCCGCTGTTCGCCGGCTACGACGAGGAGACCGGCCAGGGCCGGATCTTCAGCTACGACGTCACCGGCGGCATGTACGAGGAGCACGACTTCTACTCGGTCGGCTCGGGCTCGATGTTCGCCCGCGGCGCCCTGAAGAAGCTGTACCGCCCGGACTTCACCGCCGAGGACGCCGCGGTCGCGGCCGTGCAGGCGCTCTACGACGCCGCCGACGACGACTCGGCCACCGGCGGCCCGGACCTGTTCCGCAAGATCTTCCCCGTCGTCGCGGTGGTCACCGACGAGGGCTACCGGCGGCTGCCGGACGAGGAACTGTCCACGCTGGTGGAGGGCATCATGGATGCCCGCCGCGTGGTGCCCGACGGTCCCCGCTCCCCGCTGCGCTAA